The Coffea eugenioides isolate CCC68of chromosome 8, Ceug_1.0, whole genome shotgun sequence genome has a segment encoding these proteins:
- the LOC113781046 gene encoding aberrant root formation protein 4 isoform X3 has protein sequence MEFAQSIVDCFTDKCSPRDMLSILCEAIGSPRDAFTVPSYFAPLLSGFPKVFVSIRKRQFEQVKAAVPVILNALKAIVLDSDDEDADLGDIFHKANCIADSMKAVCLELEGKDNEKLCALLGLFVLQITALASMGIEYRLAHSSPLVLKLSHFLQCCGLSYLGLIMGTDVEKLLGIAVGDGGDDLEGCFSDIWLGASILVIWGYKSNEVALAAGADLVALKDELQSSRIKRWHAVGMLKHVLLCLYLPLELKKDAINFLLSIMHAKLSQMPNDENEDYSTYMPTLCSALQAIQVVIMYATDVILRKNAFAAFKELLADCPTSLRFDILRALIKDGDSSSMIAVLLDCVREEVRLESTKSPPASKVSKAESEGSQGTIFWSSSALELVELVLRPPGGGPPSLPEHSDAVLSALNLYRFILIKESTGKSNNTGVLSRDSLVKAHSEWLLPLRTLVTRMMAEAQCGCDELALCGLNPVEVVLYRCIELVEELT, from the exons ATGGAGTTTGCTCAATCCATTGTGGATTGTTTTACTGACAAGTGTAGTCCTCGCGATATGCTTTCCATTCTCTGTGAG GCAATAGGTTCTCCTAGGGATGCGTTCACGGTGCCAAGTTATTTCGCTCCTCTACTAAGTGGCTTTCCAAAAG TTTTTGTTTCAATAAGGAAGAGGCAATTTGAGCAAGTAAAAGCTGCAGTTCCCGTTATTCTTAATGCTTTGAAGGCAATAGTACTAGATTCAGATGATGAGGATGCAGATCTTGGCGATATTTTCCACAAAGCAAATTGCATTGCTGATTCTATGAAAGCAGTTTGTCTAGAGTTG GAAGGCAAGGACAATGAGAAACTCTGTGCGTTATTGGGCCTATTTGTCTTGCAGATCACG GCCCTTGCTTCAATGGGCATTGAATATAGGCTTGCACACTCTTCTCCTTTGGTGCTAAAGCTGTCACACTTCCTTCAGTGTTGTGGTTTATCATATCTTGGTTTGATAATGGGGACAGATGTTGAAAAACTTTTGGGCATTGCTGTGGGAG ATGGTGGAGATGATTTGGAGGGTTGTTTCTCTGACATCTGGCTTGGCGCGTCAATTTTAG TAATTTGGGGTTACAAGTCAAATGAGGTTGCTTTGGCTGCTGGGGCAGATTTGGTGGCACTCAAGGACGAACTTCAAAGTAGCCGGATTAAAAGATGGCATGCAGTGGGCATGTTAAAGCATGTACTATTGTGCTTATATCTGCCATTGGAGTTGAAGAAGGATGCCATTAACTTCCTGCTAAGCATTATGCATGCAAAGTTATCCCAGATGCctaatgatgaaaatgaagacTACTCAACTTATATGCCAACTCTTTGTTCTGCTTTGCAG GCTATTCAAGTGGTAATTATGTATGCAACAGATGTAATCCTACGGAAGAATGCTTTTGCAGCATTCAAAGAG TTACTTGCAGATTGTCCAACTTCCCTAAGATTTGACATTTTAAGGGCATTAATAAAAGATGGCGACTCTTCTTCCATG ATTGCAGTGCTTCTGGACTGTGTTAGGGAGGAAGTGCGCCTAGAAAGTACCAAAAGTCCACCTGCAAGCAAAGTCTCAAAAGCAGAAAGCGAAGGCTCTCAAGGCACTATTTTTTGGAGTTCGAgtgcccttgaattggtggagCTGGTTTTGAGGCCTCCAGGGGGAGGGCCTCCATCGCTTCCAGAGCACAGTGATGCA GTTCTTTCTGCTCTCAATCTCTACAGATTCATTTTGATCAAGGAATCGACTG GAAAAAGCAACAATACCGGGGTGCTTTCCAGGGACAGCTTGGTGAAGGCTCACAGTGAATGGCTTCTGCCTCTCCGGACTTTAGTGACAAGAATGATGGCTGAAGCTCAATGTGGCTGTGACGAACTAGCATTGTGTGGCTTGAATCCGGTTGAGGTTGTCTTGTATCGTTGTATCGAACTTGTTGAAGAACTTACGTAG
- the LOC113781046 gene encoding aberrant root formation protein 4 isoform X1 has protein sequence MDPETTDLPTPCTSSAAVVNRLRQSLSSCSQLIQTGVDFRKSEQSLSDLVLFLNSISDSFVREPENQDLENASFQILTEIRLFITSSSVDQQAVIDALSFELPKTAARFACVSPRCMEFAQSIVDCFTDKCSPRDMLSILCEAIGSPRDAFTVPSYFAPLLSGFPKVFVSIRKRQFEQVKAAVPVILNALKAIVLDSDDEDADLGDIFHKANCIADSMKAVCLELEGKDNEKLCALLGLFVLQITALASMGIEYRLAHSSPLVLKLSHFLQCCGLSYLGLIMGTDVEKLLGIAVGDGGDDLEGCFSDIWLGASILVIWGYKSNEVALAAGADLVALKDELQSSRIKRWHAVGMLKHVLLCLYLPLELKKDAINFLLSIMHAKLSQMPNDENEDYSTYMPTLCSALQAIQVVIMYATDVILRKNAFAAFKELLADCPTSLRFDILRALIKDGDSSSMIAVLLDCVREEVRLESTKSPPASKVSKAESEGSQGTIFWSSSALELVELVLRPPGGGPPSLPEHSDAVLSALNLYRFILIKESTGKSNNTGVLSRDSLVKAHSEWLLPLRTLVTRMMAEAQCGCDELALCGLNPVEVVLYRCIELVEELT, from the exons ATGGATCCAGAAACAACCGACCTTCCTACTCCATGTACATCTTCCGCAGCGGTCGTTAATCGTCTTCGCCAGTCCCTCTCCTCATGCTCCCAG TTGATTCAAACCGGCGTTGATTTCCGCAAGTCCGAGCAATCTTTGTCGGACCTCGTTCTTTTCCTCAACTCCATCTCCGACTCTTTTGTCAGGGAACCAGAAAACCAAGACTTGGAGAATGCCTCTTTTCAAATTCTCACTGAAATTCGTCTCTTCATTACCTCTTCTTCAGTGGACCAG CAGGCTGTTATTGACGCTCTATCATTTGAGTTGCCAAAGACCGCTGCTAGGTTCGCCTGTGTATCTCCAAGGTGTATGGAGTTTGCTCAATCCATTGTGGATTGTTTTACTGACAAGTGTAGTCCTCGCGATATGCTTTCCATTCTCTGTGAG GCAATAGGTTCTCCTAGGGATGCGTTCACGGTGCCAAGTTATTTCGCTCCTCTACTAAGTGGCTTTCCAAAAG TTTTTGTTTCAATAAGGAAGAGGCAATTTGAGCAAGTAAAAGCTGCAGTTCCCGTTATTCTTAATGCTTTGAAGGCAATAGTACTAGATTCAGATGATGAGGATGCAGATCTTGGCGATATTTTCCACAAAGCAAATTGCATTGCTGATTCTATGAAAGCAGTTTGTCTAGAGTTG GAAGGCAAGGACAATGAGAAACTCTGTGCGTTATTGGGCCTATTTGTCTTGCAGATCACG GCCCTTGCTTCAATGGGCATTGAATATAGGCTTGCACACTCTTCTCCTTTGGTGCTAAAGCTGTCACACTTCCTTCAGTGTTGTGGTTTATCATATCTTGGTTTGATAATGGGGACAGATGTTGAAAAACTTTTGGGCATTGCTGTGGGAG ATGGTGGAGATGATTTGGAGGGTTGTTTCTCTGACATCTGGCTTGGCGCGTCAATTTTAG TAATTTGGGGTTACAAGTCAAATGAGGTTGCTTTGGCTGCTGGGGCAGATTTGGTGGCACTCAAGGACGAACTTCAAAGTAGCCGGATTAAAAGATGGCATGCAGTGGGCATGTTAAAGCATGTACTATTGTGCTTATATCTGCCATTGGAGTTGAAGAAGGATGCCATTAACTTCCTGCTAAGCATTATGCATGCAAAGTTATCCCAGATGCctaatgatgaaaatgaagacTACTCAACTTATATGCCAACTCTTTGTTCTGCTTTGCAG GCTATTCAAGTGGTAATTATGTATGCAACAGATGTAATCCTACGGAAGAATGCTTTTGCAGCATTCAAAGAG TTACTTGCAGATTGTCCAACTTCCCTAAGATTTGACATTTTAAGGGCATTAATAAAAGATGGCGACTCTTCTTCCATG ATTGCAGTGCTTCTGGACTGTGTTAGGGAGGAAGTGCGCCTAGAAAGTACCAAAAGTCCACCTGCAAGCAAAGTCTCAAAAGCAGAAAGCGAAGGCTCTCAAGGCACTATTTTTTGGAGTTCGAgtgcccttgaattggtggagCTGGTTTTGAGGCCTCCAGGGGGAGGGCCTCCATCGCTTCCAGAGCACAGTGATGCA GTTCTTTCTGCTCTCAATCTCTACAGATTCATTTTGATCAAGGAATCGACTG GAAAAAGCAACAATACCGGGGTGCTTTCCAGGGACAGCTTGGTGAAGGCTCACAGTGAATGGCTTCTGCCTCTCCGGACTTTAGTGACAAGAATGATGGCTGAAGCTCAATGTGGCTGTGACGAACTAGCATTGTGTGGCTTGAATCCGGTTGAGGTTGTCTTGTATCGTTGTATCGAACTTGTTGAAGAACTTACGTAG
- the LOC113781046 gene encoding aberrant root formation protein 4 isoform X2 encodes MDPETTDLPTPCTSSAAVVNRLRQSLSSCSQLIQTGVDFRKSEQSLSDLVLFLNSISDSFVREPENQDLENASFQILTEIRLFITSSSVDQAVIDALSFELPKTAARFACVSPRCMEFAQSIVDCFTDKCSPRDMLSILCEAIGSPRDAFTVPSYFAPLLSGFPKVFVSIRKRQFEQVKAAVPVILNALKAIVLDSDDEDADLGDIFHKANCIADSMKAVCLELEGKDNEKLCALLGLFVLQITALASMGIEYRLAHSSPLVLKLSHFLQCCGLSYLGLIMGTDVEKLLGIAVGDGGDDLEGCFSDIWLGASILVIWGYKSNEVALAAGADLVALKDELQSSRIKRWHAVGMLKHVLLCLYLPLELKKDAINFLLSIMHAKLSQMPNDENEDYSTYMPTLCSALQAIQVVIMYATDVILRKNAFAAFKELLADCPTSLRFDILRALIKDGDSSSMIAVLLDCVREEVRLESTKSPPASKVSKAESEGSQGTIFWSSSALELVELVLRPPGGGPPSLPEHSDAVLSALNLYRFILIKESTGKSNNTGVLSRDSLVKAHSEWLLPLRTLVTRMMAEAQCGCDELALCGLNPVEVVLYRCIELVEELT; translated from the exons ATGGATCCAGAAACAACCGACCTTCCTACTCCATGTACATCTTCCGCAGCGGTCGTTAATCGTCTTCGCCAGTCCCTCTCCTCATGCTCCCAG TTGATTCAAACCGGCGTTGATTTCCGCAAGTCCGAGCAATCTTTGTCGGACCTCGTTCTTTTCCTCAACTCCATCTCCGACTCTTTTGTCAGGGAACCAGAAAACCAAGACTTGGAGAATGCCTCTTTTCAAATTCTCACTGAAATTCGTCTCTTCATTACCTCTTCTTCAGTGGACCAG GCTGTTATTGACGCTCTATCATTTGAGTTGCCAAAGACCGCTGCTAGGTTCGCCTGTGTATCTCCAAGGTGTATGGAGTTTGCTCAATCCATTGTGGATTGTTTTACTGACAAGTGTAGTCCTCGCGATATGCTTTCCATTCTCTGTGAG GCAATAGGTTCTCCTAGGGATGCGTTCACGGTGCCAAGTTATTTCGCTCCTCTACTAAGTGGCTTTCCAAAAG TTTTTGTTTCAATAAGGAAGAGGCAATTTGAGCAAGTAAAAGCTGCAGTTCCCGTTATTCTTAATGCTTTGAAGGCAATAGTACTAGATTCAGATGATGAGGATGCAGATCTTGGCGATATTTTCCACAAAGCAAATTGCATTGCTGATTCTATGAAAGCAGTTTGTCTAGAGTTG GAAGGCAAGGACAATGAGAAACTCTGTGCGTTATTGGGCCTATTTGTCTTGCAGATCACG GCCCTTGCTTCAATGGGCATTGAATATAGGCTTGCACACTCTTCTCCTTTGGTGCTAAAGCTGTCACACTTCCTTCAGTGTTGTGGTTTATCATATCTTGGTTTGATAATGGGGACAGATGTTGAAAAACTTTTGGGCATTGCTGTGGGAG ATGGTGGAGATGATTTGGAGGGTTGTTTCTCTGACATCTGGCTTGGCGCGTCAATTTTAG TAATTTGGGGTTACAAGTCAAATGAGGTTGCTTTGGCTGCTGGGGCAGATTTGGTGGCACTCAAGGACGAACTTCAAAGTAGCCGGATTAAAAGATGGCATGCAGTGGGCATGTTAAAGCATGTACTATTGTGCTTATATCTGCCATTGGAGTTGAAGAAGGATGCCATTAACTTCCTGCTAAGCATTATGCATGCAAAGTTATCCCAGATGCctaatgatgaaaatgaagacTACTCAACTTATATGCCAACTCTTTGTTCTGCTTTGCAG GCTATTCAAGTGGTAATTATGTATGCAACAGATGTAATCCTACGGAAGAATGCTTTTGCAGCATTCAAAGAG TTACTTGCAGATTGTCCAACTTCCCTAAGATTTGACATTTTAAGGGCATTAATAAAAGATGGCGACTCTTCTTCCATG ATTGCAGTGCTTCTGGACTGTGTTAGGGAGGAAGTGCGCCTAGAAAGTACCAAAAGTCCACCTGCAAGCAAAGTCTCAAAAGCAGAAAGCGAAGGCTCTCAAGGCACTATTTTTTGGAGTTCGAgtgcccttgaattggtggagCTGGTTTTGAGGCCTCCAGGGGGAGGGCCTCCATCGCTTCCAGAGCACAGTGATGCA GTTCTTTCTGCTCTCAATCTCTACAGATTCATTTTGATCAAGGAATCGACTG GAAAAAGCAACAATACCGGGGTGCTTTCCAGGGACAGCTTGGTGAAGGCTCACAGTGAATGGCTTCTGCCTCTCCGGACTTTAGTGACAAGAATGATGGCTGAAGCTCAATGTGGCTGTGACGAACTAGCATTGTGTGGCTTGAATCCGGTTGAGGTTGTCTTGTATCGTTGTATCGAACTTGTTGAAGAACTTACGTAG